A stretch of the Sulfurimonas sp. HSL-1656 genome encodes the following:
- a CDS encoding prohibitin family protein has product MATDMNDYFNKKKSSSGGSGGGFTPPKPPKMEFNMGKGKSALLLLGVVIVVFLLIAKPFVIITEGERGILATNGKYEPNALLPGLHFIIPVIQKVYLVDTKVRIINYASRIERAGAEGEGLEVRPAITVLDKRGLPVSIELTVQYRLNAQYAAQTISNWGFTWEEKIINPVVRDIVRNVVGQYEAESLPTNRNTIANQIEQGIRQSIEGQENSPAIFQSVQLREIVLPQKVKDQIESVQIAKQQVQKAEQEVQRAKQEALKRAAEAQGKADAVRIEAEGKANAIKIEADATAQANKVISASLTGQLLQMEQIKVQGKFNDALRENKDAKIFLTPGGSTPNIWVDMKDPQKQSAIR; this is encoded by the coding sequence ATGGCAACAGACATGAACGACTACTTCAACAAGAAAAAAAGCAGCTCCGGCGGCAGCGGCGGCGGGTTCACCCCTCCCAAGCCCCCCAAGATGGAGTTCAACATGGGCAAAGGCAAATCGGCACTGCTCCTCCTCGGCGTTGTTATCGTCGTTTTCCTGCTGATTGCCAAACCATTCGTCATCATTACCGAAGGCGAACGCGGTATCCTCGCGACCAACGGGAAGTATGAGCCCAATGCCCTCCTCCCGGGCCTGCACTTCATCATCCCGGTAATCCAGAAGGTCTACCTCGTCGACACGAAAGTTCGTATCATCAACTACGCCAGCCGCATCGAGCGCGCCGGGGCCGAAGGCGAAGGCCTTGAAGTCCGTCCGGCGATCACCGTCCTCGATAAACGCGGTCTGCCTGTCTCGATCGAACTGACGGTCCAGTACCGCCTCAACGCCCAGTACGCGGCCCAGACAATCTCCAACTGGGGCTTCACCTGGGAAGAGAAGATCATCAACCCCGTCGTACGCGACATCGTGCGTAACGTCGTCGGCCAGTACGAAGCGGAGTCCCTGCCGACGAACCGCAACACCATTGCGAACCAGATCGAACAGGGCATCCGCCAGAGTATCGAGGGGCAGGAGAACTCCCCTGCCATCTTCCAGTCGGTGCAGCTGCGTGAGATCGTCCTGCCGCAGAAGGTCAAGGACCAGATCGAAAGCGTCCAGATCGCCAAGCAGCAGGTCCAGAAGGCCGAGCAGGAGGTCCAGCGCGCGAAGCAGGAAGCCCTCAAACGCGCCGCAGAAGCCCAGGGTAAAGCCGACGCCGTCCGCATCGAGGCGGAAGGTAAAGCGAATGCGATCAAGATCGAAGCCGACGCGACCGCCCAGGCCAACAAGGTGATCAGCGCGTCGCTCACCGGCCAACTCCTGCAGATGGAGCAGATCAAGGTCCAAGGGAAGTTCAACGATGCCCTGCGCGAGAACAAAGACGCGAAGATCTTCCTGACCCCTGGCGGCTCCACGCCGAACATCTGGGTCGATATGAAAGATCCGCAGAAACAGAGCGCGATCCGCTAA
- the hisIE gene encoding bifunctional phosphoribosyl-AMP cyclohydrolase/phosphoribosyl-ATP diphosphatase HisIE, producing the protein MQEILNRVDWQKQELLPVIVQDVHTNEVLMMAYMNREALKLSLETKLAHYYSRSKQRLWKKGESSGHLQHIKQFLIDCDDDTLLLKVEQEGVACHTGRKSCFFTELDSGSETMAVEVDTTAAYGVIDTLYHTILERKNADPETSWTAKLLSKGENTILKKVVEEAGEFSFAVKDNDEEEIVYEAADLTYHVLVALGYKNISPDRIKQELARRFGMSGIAEKASRPS; encoded by the coding sequence ATGCAAGAAATTCTCAACCGGGTCGACTGGCAAAAACAGGAACTCCTTCCCGTTATCGTGCAGGACGTCCATACGAACGAAGTCCTGATGATGGCCTACATGAACCGTGAAGCCCTGAAGCTCTCCCTCGAGACGAAGCTCGCGCATTACTACTCCCGTTCCAAGCAGCGGCTGTGGAAAAAGGGCGAGAGCAGCGGCCACCTGCAGCACATCAAGCAGTTCCTCATCGACTGCGACGACGACACCCTGCTGCTCAAAGTGGAACAGGAGGGCGTCGCCTGCCACACCGGCCGCAAATCCTGTTTTTTCACCGAGCTGGACAGCGGCAGCGAGACAATGGCAGTCGAGGTCGACACGACCGCGGCCTACGGCGTTATCGACACGCTCTACCACACGATCCTCGAGCGCAAGAACGCCGACCCGGAAACGTCCTGGACGGCCAAGCTGCTGAGCAAAGGCGAAAACACGATCCTGAAAAAGGTCGTCGAAGAGGCCGGGGAGTTCAGTTTCGCCGTCAAGGATAACGACGAGGAGGAGATCGTCTACGAGGCCGCGGACCTCACCTACCACGTCCTCGTCGCCCTGGGTTACAAGAACATCTCCCCCGACCGCATCAAGCAGGAACTGGCCCGCCGCTTCGGCATGAGCGGCATCGCGGAAAAAGCTTCACGCCCTTCATAG
- a CDS encoding TIGR01212 family radical SAM protein (This family includes YhcC from E. coli K-12, an uncharacterized radical SAM protein.), translating into MQPKQIYTFGTYLQEKFGEKVFKVSISISGFTCPNIDGTVARGGCTFCENDSFSPSLDKVQPLKGFHLNLQSKENPYLPKQLEQLEKQFDVLSKRLRREYGATKFLVYFQSFTNTYAPFKTLKALYDKALSFDDVVGLSIGTRSDSITDETLDYLAQLAKTKEIWVEYGIQSVYDETLERINRGHDSANVEYWIKKSKAAGLHVCGHLIFGLPGETQEMMLETAAKAYEWGIDSVKYHPLYVVTRTALANEYARGEFTPITEEEYLDTLLKAIEMKPERVSVQRITAGIDNDTLIAPAWCRDRNTQVRHINAALKTIGMKY; encoded by the coding sequence TTGCAGCCGAAGCAGATCTATACTTTCGGGACCTATCTCCAGGAGAAATTCGGCGAGAAGGTCTTCAAAGTCTCCATCTCCATCTCCGGCTTTACCTGCCCCAATATCGACGGTACCGTCGCCCGGGGGGGATGCACCTTCTGTGAGAACGACTCTTTCAGCCCGAGCCTCGACAAGGTGCAGCCCCTCAAGGGTTTCCACCTGAACCTGCAGAGCAAAGAGAACCCCTACCTCCCCAAACAGCTCGAGCAGCTTGAAAAGCAGTTCGATGTCCTCTCAAAACGCCTCCGTCGCGAATACGGGGCGACGAAGTTCCTCGTCTATTTCCAGTCCTTTACGAACACCTATGCTCCCTTCAAGACCCTCAAGGCCCTCTATGACAAAGCGCTCTCGTTTGATGACGTCGTGGGGCTCAGCATCGGGACACGTTCGGACAGTATCACCGACGAGACGCTCGACTACCTTGCACAGTTGGCCAAAACGAAAGAGATCTGGGTCGAGTACGGCATCCAGTCCGTCTACGACGAGACCCTCGAGCGGATCAACCGCGGTCATGACAGCGCCAATGTCGAATACTGGATCAAGAAGAGCAAGGCGGCGGGGCTGCATGTCTGCGGGCACCTTATTTTCGGGCTGCCGGGCGAAACGCAGGAAATGATGCTGGAGACGGCGGCAAAGGCATATGAATGGGGGATTGACTCCGTGAAGTACCATCCCCTCTACGTGGTGACGCGCACGGCTCTGGCCAACGAGTACGCCCGGGGGGAGTTTACGCCGATTACGGAGGAGGAGTACCTCGATACCCTGCTTAAAGCGATCGAGATGAAGCCCGAGCGTGTCTCCGTGCAGCGTATTACCGCCGGGATCGACAACGACACCCTCATTGCGCCGGCGTGGTGCCGGGACCGCAATACGCAGGTGCGGCATATCAATGCGGCGCTGAAGACAATCGGGATGAAATACTAG
- the purF gene encoding amidophosphoribosyltransferase — MRQSLNEKCAVVGIFNHVEASKLAYFSLHSLQHRGQEAAGISSGDGERLHTIKDRGLVTQVFDEQKLATLKGHMAIGHTRYSTAGDDSILDAQPVHANYDLGQISIVHNGNLTNAQEVRNKLIKEGAIFQSSMDTENLIHLIARSNQGKLKDRIIDAVKQIEGAFSLVFLSRTKMFAVRDRFGFRPLALGRIGDGYVVASETCAFDLIGATYIRDVEPGEMLIFEKGKAPQSLKIFDATPKHCIFEYVYFARPDSEVFGKNVYQKRKNMGVQLAKEQPIEADMVVPVPDGGVPAAIGYSQESGIPYEMGIMRNHYIGRTFIEPTQEMRDLKVKMKLSPIRELIEGKRLIVIDDSIVRGTTSRRIVRMLKEAGAAEVHMRISSPPTTDPCFYGVDTPNKEKLIAANMSIEEICHYIEADSLGFLSTEALMRSVRAEGSEYCTACFTGEYIV; from the coding sequence ATGCGTCAATCTCTGAATGAAAAATGTGCCGTCGTCGGTATCTTCAACCACGTCGAAGCGTCCAAGCTCGCCTATTTCTCCCTGCATTCGCTGCAGCACCGCGGCCAGGAGGCGGCGGGGATCAGCTCCGGCGACGGGGAGCGCCTGCATACCATCAAGGACCGCGGCCTTGTCACGCAGGTCTTTGATGAACAGAAGCTGGCCACCCTCAAAGGGCACATGGCCATCGGGCATACCCGCTATTCGACGGCCGGGGATGACTCCATCCTTGATGCCCAGCCGGTGCATGCCAATTACGACCTGGGGCAGATCTCCATCGTGCACAACGGGAACCTGACCAACGCACAGGAGGTCCGCAACAAGCTCATCAAGGAAGGCGCGATCTTCCAGAGCTCCATGGATACGGAGAACCTGATCCACCTGATCGCCAGAAGCAACCAGGGCAAGCTCAAAGACCGCATCATCGATGCCGTCAAGCAGATCGAAGGTGCTTTCTCCCTCGTTTTCCTCAGCCGCACCAAGATGTTCGCGGTACGCGACCGTTTCGGTTTCAGACCGCTGGCGCTGGGGCGTATCGGTGACGGTTATGTCGTCGCCTCCGAGACCTGCGCCTTTGACCTGATCGGCGCGACCTACATCCGGGACGTCGAGCCGGGTGAAATGCTCATCTTCGAAAAGGGGAAAGCACCGCAGTCGCTCAAGATCTTCGATGCCACCCCGAAACACTGTATTTTCGAATACGTCTACTTCGCGCGTCCCGACTCCGAAGTTTTCGGCAAAAACGTCTACCAGAAGCGCAAGAACATGGGTGTGCAGCTGGCCAAAGAGCAGCCGATCGAGGCGGATATGGTCGTGCCCGTCCCCGACGGGGGCGTTCCGGCGGCCATCGGCTATTCGCAGGAGAGCGGGATCCCCTACGAGATGGGGATCATGCGCAACCACTACATCGGCCGTACCTTCATCGAGCCGACGCAGGAGATGCGCGATCTCAAGGTCAAGATGAAGCTCTCCCCGATCCGCGAACTGATCGAGGGCAAACGCCTCATCGTCATCGACGACTCCATCGTACGCGGGACGACGAGCCGCCGCATCGTGCGTATGCTCAAAGAGGCGGGCGCGGCCGAGGTGCATATGCGCATCTCCAGCCCGCCGACGACGGACCCCTGTTTCTACGGCGTTGACACGCCGAACAAAGAGAAGCTCATCGCGGCAAACATGAGCATCGAGGAAATCTGCCACTACATCGAGGCGGATTCCCTTGGCTTCCTCAGCACCGAGGCGCTGATGCGTTCGGTACGCGCCGAGGGCAGCGAATACTGTACCGCCTGCTTTACCGGCGAGTACATCGTCTAG
- the dapB gene encoding 4-hydroxy-tetrahydrodipicolinate reductase: MVNVGIYGATGRVGKLLIEDLVPEETLKLSAVYVRNSLEISLPEGTLVTNDVEAFVAASDIIIDFSLPEAAQPLLETLLQTPKPLVSGTTGLNVHQLNLLKELSGVAPVLYATNMSLGVALLNKLVNLASKTLEGFDIEIVEMHHRHKKDAPSGTALTLAESAAAGRELDLDKVRVSGRNGNIGERTADEIAVMALRGGDIVGRHTVGFYNDGEFIELNHTATSRNTFSKGAIRAAKWLHTQPSGLYSIADCLGL; encoded by the coding sequence ATGGTAAATGTCGGAATATACGGGGCGACCGGCCGTGTGGGCAAACTGCTGATTGAGGATCTGGTGCCGGAGGAGACGCTGAAGCTCTCCGCGGTCTATGTCCGCAACAGTCTCGAGATTTCCCTGCCGGAGGGGACACTGGTGACCAATGACGTGGAGGCCTTTGTCGCAGCGTCTGACATCATTATCGACTTCTCACTCCCCGAAGCGGCGCAGCCGCTGCTTGAAACGCTGCTCCAGACCCCGAAACCGCTGGTCAGCGGGACGACGGGCCTCAATGTGCACCAGCTCAACCTGCTCAAAGAGCTCAGCGGCGTGGCGCCCGTCCTCTATGCGACGAACATGTCTCTGGGCGTGGCGCTGCTGAACAAGCTTGTCAACCTCGCCTCCAAGACCCTCGAAGGGTTCGACATCGAGATCGTCGAGATGCACCACCGCCACAAGAAAGATGCCCCGAGCGGCACGGCGCTGACCCTGGCCGAATCGGCGGCGGCGGGCCGTGAACTCGACCTCGACAAGGTCCGCGTCAGCGGCCGCAACGGCAATATCGGCGAACGCACTGCCGACGAGATCGCCGTGATGGCGCTGCGCGGCGGCGACATTGTCGGCCGCCACACCGTCGGTTTCTACAACGACGGGGAGTTTATCGAACTGAACCACACTGCCACCAGCCGCAACACCTTCTCCAAGGGTGCCATCCGTGCGGCCAAGTGGCTGCATACCCAACCCAGCGGCCTCTATTCCATCGCCGACTGCCTCGGGCTGTAA
- a CDS encoding FAD-dependent oxidoreductase: MLDCAIIGGGPAGLTAGLYTTRGGLKNVVMYEQGMPGGQITGSSEIENYPGVTGEISGMDLMMPWPEQCMRFGLKHEMVAVTNVSRTEEGIFRITREDGKVDEALSVIVCTGSTPKRAGFNGENELFGRGVSSCATCDGFFYKGKEVAVIGGGDTALEEALYLSKICSKVYLVHRRDRFRAAPSTIERIMNTENIELLLDAVPEEVHGDAMGVTGLRVSFRDGVSRDLEIPGVFVFVGHNVNNAVLKQEDGSWLCDVNEWGQVIVDLSMRTSTPGLFAAGDLRIEAPKQVVCAAGDGATAALQVITYVDEKQNG; the protein is encoded by the coding sequence ATGCTCGATTGTGCCATTATCGGAGGCGGACCTGCCGGGTTGACAGCCGGACTCTACACCACGCGCGGCGGCCTGAAAAATGTCGTCATGTACGAACAGGGCATGCCCGGCGGCCAGATCACGGGCAGCAGCGAAATCGAAAACTACCCCGGTGTGACCGGCGAAATCTCCGGCATGGACCTGATGATGCCGTGGCCGGAGCAGTGCATGCGTTTCGGGCTCAAACACGAGATGGTCGCAGTCACCAACGTTTCACGCACGGAAGAGGGGATTTTCCGCATCACCCGCGAAGACGGTAAGGTCGACGAAGCGCTCAGCGTCATCGTCTGTACCGGTTCGACGCCCAAGCGCGCGGGCTTCAACGGCGAGAACGAGCTCTTCGGCCGCGGGGTGAGCAGCTGTGCCACCTGTGACGGTTTCTTCTACAAGGGCAAGGAAGTCGCCGTGATCGGCGGCGGGGATACGGCGCTCGAAGAGGCGCTCTACCTCTCCAAGATCTGTTCCAAGGTTTACCTGGTGCACCGCCGTGACCGGTTCCGTGCCGCCCCGAGCACGATCGAGCGGATCATGAACACGGAAAATATCGAACTGCTGCTTGACGCCGTGCCTGAAGAGGTCCACGGAGACGCAATGGGCGTGACCGGGCTTCGCGTTAGCTTCCGCGACGGCGTCAGCCGTGACCTGGAGATTCCCGGGGTCTTTGTTTTCGTCGGCCACAATGTCAACAATGCCGTACTGAAACAAGAAGACGGCAGCTGGCTCTGTGATGTCAACGAATGGGGACAGGTCATTGTAGACCTGAGTATGCGTACCAGCACCCCGGGGCTTTTTGCCGCGGGCGACCTGCGCATCGAAGCGCCGAAACAGGTGGTCTGCGCCGCAGGCGACGGTGCCACGGCGGCACTGCAGGTGATCACGTACGTTGATGAAAAACAAAACGGATAG
- the trxA gene encoding thioredoxin has product MGKYVELTAATFEETVKEGVTLVDFWAPWCGPCRMIAPVIEELAEDFEGKATIAKVNTDEEQDIAVKFGIRSIPTVMIFKNGEVVDQMIGAASKQAFEEKINAHL; this is encoded by the coding sequence ATGGGAAAATATGTTGAACTGACGGCTGCGACTTTTGAGGAAACTGTAAAAGAGGGTGTTACACTGGTAGACTTCTGGGCACCGTGGTGTGGACCTTGTCGTATGATCGCTCCGGTCATCGAAGAGCTTGCTGAAGATTTCGAAGGCAAAGCAACTATCGCGAAAGTGAACACGGACGAAGAGCAGGACATCGCTGTTAAATTCGGTATCCGCTCTATCCCGACTGTCATGATCTTCAAGAACGGCGAAGTCGTTGATCAGATGATCGGTGCTGCTTCCAAGCAGGCGTTCGAAGAAAAAATCAACGCACACCTCTAA
- a CDS encoding YraN family protein has protein sequence MSRAAGDVAEQQAVDFLRERGFTIIDRNVSSRFGEIDILAMKEGVLHIVEVKSAPTFEQAANNVTPAKIRKILMTAESYMKKHHLELDYVLDAVIVCGGECELLENITL, from the coding sequence ATGAGCCGGGCTGCAGGGGACGTCGCCGAACAGCAGGCTGTCGATTTCCTGCGGGAACGCGGCTTCACGATCATCGACAGGAACGTCAGCAGCCGCTTCGGCGAGATCGACATCCTGGCGATGAAAGAGGGGGTGCTGCATATCGTCGAAGTCAAAAGCGCACCGACGTTCGAACAGGCTGCGAACAACGTTACACCGGCGAAAATCCGCAAGATTCTGATGACGGCGGAAAGCTATATGAAGAAGCATCACCTGGAACTTGACTACGTGCTTGATGCGGTGATTGTTTGCGGCGGGGAGTGTGAATTACTTGAAAATATCACCTTGTAG
- a CDS encoding molybdopterin-dependent oxidoreductase, translated as MGNSVKVIDSVCTYCGVGCDIEGHVENNQIVKIGASADGYVSQGKLCIKGKYGYDFVSDANRLRTPRIRKSFLAKNPAIAEAFGGKLHDFDETWFECDVDTAVGAAAMKLREIQSKHGEKSFCAIGGARTSCESAYLFQKFTRHTMNSPHVDNCARVCHSPSLKGMRTTIGEGAATNPYNDIYETEFMVVIGSNTTEAHPIVANRIVEAAQKHHNLTVIDVRDIKLMKFAKHKAIIPHEANLLILNMMARVIIEEELYNKDFIAVRTKWFEEYREKILNDPYTDPEYFKQVSGFEHLAKLIPNIAREYAVKKSMIFWGLGITEHLDGSYAVMAITHLALLTGNIGQTGAGLMPLRGQNNVQGACDMGCLPYYDPDYQKPKEEGLMTPQLVDAMLEGKIKAVLNMGEDITHIHPNLNKIDKAFEQLELLMVQEIMMNDVANRADIVVGVKSAYEKTGVYVNAMRRLHLSQPLVQSDLPDDWEVIQMLDNKMGGSYDYKDSSEVWDEVREVAHRRFSGASYMRLERHRKRGLQWPVYTEDTPVLHLLDFRTPDGLGQFHYHQYQPRGMVPELIAKKRVEDGFYLTTGRTLAHYNNAAQTKASERLNKRYDEDILLVSETDAAAFPTEMAVLHTEYGSSAPLRVKITDKVQPGTLFATFHHAGSRINALFGDKRDELILTAAFKSIKVRAEAV; from the coding sequence GCATCAAGGGCAAATACGGGTATGACTTCGTCAGTGATGCCAACCGTCTCCGTACGCCGCGTATCCGTAAAAGTTTCCTGGCGAAGAACCCGGCCATCGCCGAGGCGTTCGGCGGGAAACTGCATGATTTTGATGAGACCTGGTTCGAGTGCGACGTCGACACGGCGGTGGGTGCCGCGGCGATGAAGCTGCGCGAGATCCAGTCAAAGCACGGCGAGAAGAGCTTCTGCGCGATCGGCGGGGCGCGCACCAGCTGCGAGAGTGCCTACCTCTTCCAGAAATTCACCCGCCACACGATGAACTCCCCGCATGTCGACAACTGTGCCCGCGTCTGCCACAGTCCCAGCCTCAAGGGGATGCGCACGACGATCGGCGAGGGGGCGGCGACGAACCCTTACAACGACATCTACGAGACGGAGTTCATGGTCGTCATCGGCTCGAATACGACCGAGGCGCACCCCATCGTCGCCAACCGCATCGTCGAAGCGGCGCAGAAACACCACAACCTCACCGTCATCGACGTGCGTGACATCAAGCTGATGAAGTTCGCCAAGCACAAGGCGATCATCCCGCACGAAGCGAACCTGCTCATTCTCAACATGATGGCCCGCGTCATCATCGAAGAGGAGCTGTACAATAAAGATTTTATCGCCGTGCGCACGAAGTGGTTCGAGGAGTACAGAGAGAAGATTCTGAACGACCCCTATACGGACCCGGAGTATTTCAAACAGGTCAGCGGTTTCGAGCACCTCGCCAAGCTGATCCCGAACATCGCCCGCGAGTACGCGGTGAAGAAGTCGATGATCTTCTGGGGGCTGGGGATCACCGAACACCTCGACGGCTCCTACGCGGTCATGGCGATCACCCACCTCGCCCTGCTGACGGGGAACATCGGCCAGACCGGTGCAGGTCTCATGCCGCTGCGCGGCCAGAACAACGTCCAGGGCGCCTGCGACATGGGGTGTCTGCCTTACTACGACCCAGATTACCAGAAGCCCAAGGAAGAGGGGCTGATGACGCCGCAGCTTGTTGACGCGATGCTTGAGGGCAAGATCAAGGCGGTGCTTAACATGGGCGAGGATATTACCCACATCCATCCCAACCTCAACAAGATCGACAAAGCATTCGAGCAGCTCGAGCTCCTGATGGTGCAGGAGATCATGATGAACGATGTCGCCAACCGCGCCGACATCGTCGTCGGGGTCAAATCTGCCTATGAAAAGACCGGGGTTTACGTCAACGCGATGCGCCGTCTGCACCTCTCGCAGCCGCTGGTACAGTCCGATCTCCCCGACGACTGGGAAGTGATCCAGATGCTGGATAACAAGATGGGCGGCAGCTACGACTACAAAGACAGTTCCGAGGTGTGGGACGAGGTGCGCGAAGTCGCCCACCGCCGTTTCAGCGGCGCCTCCTACATGCGGCTTGAGCGCCACCGCAAACGCGGTCTCCAGTGGCCGGTCTATACGGAAGACACCCCGGTGCTTCACCTGCTCGACTTCCGTACCCCCGATGGTCTGGGGCAGTTCCACTACCACCAGTACCAGCCCCGCGGGATGGTCCCCGAGCTGATCGCCAAAAAGCGGGTGGAAGACGGCTTCTATCTGACGACGGGCCGGACCCTGGCGCACTACAACAACGCTGCCCAGACGAAAGCCTCCGAGCGCCTGAACAAGCGGTATGACGAAGATATTCTGCTGGTGAGCGAAACGGACGCGGCGGCTTTCCCGACGGAGATGGCGGTCCTGCATACCGAATACGGCTCCTCGGCCCCGCTGCGGGTCAAGATCACCGACAAGGTACAGCCGGGCACACTCTTTGCAACGTTCCACCATGCGGGCTCCCGCATCAATGCGCTGTTCGGGGACAAACGCGACGAGCTGATCCTGACGGCGGCGTTCAAATCGATCAAGGTCCGGGCCGAAGCGGTATGA